The following are from one region of the Anabas testudineus chromosome 2, fAnaTes1.2, whole genome shotgun sequence genome:
- the abcf2b gene encoding ATP-binding cassette sub-family F member 2, translated as MPSDLAKKKAAKKKEAAKARQRTKKADEVNGESEQLETQQNGAESNGVANLTKELDEFELRKTEARAVTGVLASHPNSTDVHISSLSLTFHGQELLADTSLELNSGRRYGLIGLNGTGKSMLLSAIGHREIPIPEHIDIYHLTREMAPSDKTALQCVMEVDEARIMLEKEAERLAHEDSECEKLMELYERLEELDADKAEMRASRILHGLGFSTAMQQKKLKDFSGGWRMRVALARALFIKPFMLLLDEPTNHLDLDACVWLEEELKSFKRILVLISHSQDFLNGVCTNIIHLHQRKLKYYTGNYDQYVKTREELEENQMKRFNWEQDQIAHMKNYIARFGHGSAKLARQAQSKEKTLQKMVASGLTEKVVNDKTLSFYFPPCGKIPPPVIMVQNVSFKYSDNTPHIYKNLEFGIDLDTRVALVGPNGAGKSTLLKLLMGELLPTDGMIRKHSHVKIGRYHQHLTEQLELDLSPLEYMMKCFPEIKEKEEMRKIIGRYGLTGKQQVSPIRNLSDGQKCRVCFAWLAWQNPHMLFLDEPTNHLDIETIDALADAVNEFEGGMMLVSHDFRLIQQVAQEIWVCENQTITKWNRDILAYKEHLKSKIEKQQAHDI; from the exons ATGCCATCCGACTTAGCCAAGAAGAAGGCAGCAAAGAAGAAGGAGGCTGCCAAAGCCCGCCAGCGCACCAAGAAAGCAGATGAGGTGAATGGGGAGAGTGAACAACTAGAGACCCAGCAAAATGGAGCAGAGAGCAATG GTGTTGCCAATTTGACAAAGGAGTTGGATGAGTTTGAGCTACGGAAGACAGAGGCACGTGCCGTGACAGGCGTTCTGGCCTCGCACCCCAACAGTACTGATGTCCACATAAGCAGCCTGTCGCTCACCTTCCATGGTCAAGAGCTGCTAGCAGACACCAGCTTGGAGCTGAACTCAGGCAGACGCTATGGCCTCATCGGTCTTAATGGCACAG GAAAATCTATGCTGTTGTCAGCTATTGGGCATCGTGAGATTCCCATTCCAGAGCACATAGATATTTACCACTTGACCCGGGAAATGGCCCCCAGCGACAAGACAGCTCTGCAGTGTGTCATGGAGGTTGATGAAGCGAGGATTATGTTggagaaggaggcagagagactTGCCCATGAGGACT CTGAGTGTGAGAAGCTGATGGAGCTGTATGAGCGTCTGGAGGAGCTGGATGCAGACAAGGCAGAGATGCGAGCCTCGCGGATCCTTCACGGTTTAGGTTTCAGCACTGCTATGCAGCAGAAGAAACTTAAGGACTTcagtggaggatggaggatgcGTGTTGCTCTGGCCAG AGCTCTGTTCATAAAGCCCTTCATGTTGTTGCTGGATGAACCCACAAACCACTTGGACTTGGATGCTTGTGTGTGGCTGGAAGAGGAGCTCAAGTC GTTCAAACGAATCCTTGTGCTCATCTCACACTCTCAAGACTTCCTAAATGGTGTGTGCACAAATATCATCCACCTACAtcagagaaaactgaaatactACACG ggtAACTATGACCAGTATGTGAAGACgagagaggagctggaagagAACCAGATGAAGCGTTTCAACTGGGAACAGGACCAGATAGCACACATGAAG AATTACATAGCCAGGTTTGGTCACGGCTCTGCAAAACTGGCACGACAGGCACAGAGCAAAGAGAAGACACTGCAGAAGATGGTGGCATCAGGCTTGACTGAAAAAGTTGTGAATGACAAG actctgtcattttattttcctccctgtgGGAAGATTCCTCCTCCTGTTATCATGGTTCAGAATGTGAGCTTCAAGTACAGCGACAACACA CCGCACATCTATAAAAACCTGGAGTTTGGTATTGATTTGGATACACGAGTAGCTCTGGTGGGGCCCAATGGAGCAGGGAAGTCCACCCTGCTGAAGCTGCTAATGGGAGAG cTGCTGCCCACTGATGGCATGATCCGCAAACATTCTCACGTCAAGATTGGCAGATATCATCAG CATCTGACAGAGCAGCTAGAGCTGGATCTGTCTCCTTTGGAGTACATGATGAAGTGTTTCCCTGAGAttaaagaaaaggaggagatgaggaagaTCATTGGTCGGTACGGCctgacaggaaaacaacag GTCAGTCCAATCAGGAACCTGTCAGATGGCCAGAAGTGCCGAGTGTGTTTTGCTTGGCTGGCCTGGCAGAATCCACACATGTTGTTCCTTGATGAGCCCACCAATCACCTGGATATCGAGACTATTGACGCACTTGCAGACGCAGTCAACGAGTTTGAGGGTGGCATGATGCTAGTTAGCCACGACTTCAGGCTAATTCAGCAG gtGGCTCAGGAGATCTGGGTGTGTGAGAATCAAACCATCACAAAGTGGAATAGGGACATCCTGGCATACAAGGAGCACTTGAAATCTAAGATTGAAAAGCAGCAAGCGCATGACATCTAA
- the si:ch73-173p19.1 gene encoding uncharacterized protein si:ch73-173p19.1 — MSSAASPTIGELFLILSEMGFTEEQIQAAMQAGHFSVPDAAEWLLQGQYPRHRLVKQSSQPAETAFSAFNPPKEAASTSESQTCPPENRACPSLVLRPSQSGNLSPEPLPVESRIKQDKSDFVEQERQRVAQEARAERRQKKQERELVLKRIAEDRKILQQKGQTSAATETSPPSGQAQKLGGTVQTNVDNNCILMIRLPSGESMRERFPADAPLRNVVEHISRRYPSLPSFSLLQGFPRKRFGEAELDCSLRSLGLTPNAALCIQTTPPDTPQDPQSPPVPPSAGQNEPSPCSVAPQPHIPVQEEAGQQDLLPPPLPNRLWEEAKNYAGIPGVGHALCGPSHFWGRGQRLVPGDAENAAGIDIDEEQEGEEEPPNLLNGMQRLPFFPENRIQGAFEPGHHWPDQGNRLREAPVEESAEPEDAGGRVAPVAAGLAAVERLQRAAQQEDAHASQGQASPPKKPFRTPSVPSLCALATRATVHLMTAPSMQYSSSLAGLTPELAELLLNHMSRERLLRPRTLELFFGCPMQKFVLNCYPYSTNELLRQLRAFTALKHLSLVNSPLITDSGLSILSSLVKLQYLNLASCSKLTDSCLQHITGLKSLCFLSLDQTKVSDSGMVLYLQSAPTCLSQLSLNQTAVTEATLVVLPACVPQLRLLSIKQTKVKDVSALAELFSLQTLNLDGTGVTGESLKYISSLPALSSLSLAGIPVANGNHALQIISGLKLTHLTLPGRHLVNDSGLSFLSDLSLLLELDLTDYTQVTDQGVQQLSTMTRLKKLSLSNTQVTDAGLPSLRGLQELQELCLDRTAVTSRGVAELITCLKHLQVLGLASTQVGDTVVRRGVIHCNQLLKLNLSRTRITDHGLKFLKHMRLAQVNLDGTGVSLMGIASLLSLTNISSIRASNTRAIPPDEVSDEEWEAQ, encoded by the exons ATGAGCTCTGCTGCCTCTCCG ACTATTGGGGAGTTATTCCTCATCCTAAGTGAGATGGGTTTCACAGAGGAGCAGATCCAGGCGGCTATGCAGGCAGGCCATTTTTCTGTGCCAGATGCAGCTGAATG GCTGTTACAGGGTCAGTATCCACGACACAGGTTGGTCAAGCAGTCGTCACAGCCAGCTGAAACAGCGTTTTCTGCTTTCAACCCACCCAAAGAGGCAGCAAGCACTTCAGAGTCACAAACATGTCCCCCTGAAAATAGAG CATGTCCTTCATTGGTGCTGAGACCATCACAATCAGGCAACCTCTCCCCAGAACCCCTACCAGTTGAGTCACGCATCAAGCAAGACAAGAGCGACTTTGTAGAGCAAGAAAGACAACGTGTTGCTCAGGAAgccagagcagagagaagacaaaagaaacag GAGCGTGAGTTGGTGTTAAAGCGGATAGCTGAGGACCGGAAGATCTTGCAGCAGAAGGGTCAGACCAGTGCCGCCACAGAGACATCTCCTCCCAGTGGTCAAGCGCAGAAGCTCGGAGGAACGGTTCAGACGAATGTGGATAACAACTGTATCCTCATG ATTCGGCTGCCGTCTGGTGAGTCAATGCGTGAACGCTTCCCAGCTGATGCTCCACTGCGTAACGTTGTGGAGCACATCTCCAGACGTTACCCCTCCCTGCCTTCCTTTTCCCTGCTCCAGGGTTTCCCTCGGAAACGCTTTGGGGAGGCTGAGTTGGATTGCTCGCTGCGCTCTCTTGGCCTTACACCCAACGCTGCACTGTGTATTCAGACAACTCCTCCGGACACACCTCAGGATCCACAGAGCCCTCCAGTACCACCATCAGCTGGACAGAATGAGCCATCTCCATGCTCTGTGGCACCACAACCTCATATCCCTGTCCAGGAGGAGGCAGGACAGCAGGATCTACTACCCCCTCCACTACCCAACCGGCTGTGGGAAGAGGCAAAGAATTATGCCGGAATCCCTGGAGTTGGTCATGCACTATGTGGGCCGTCTCACTTCTGGG GACGTGGCCAGAGGTTGGTTCCTGGTGACGCTGAGAATGCAGCTGGAATAGACATTGATGAGGAacaagaaggagaggaagaaccACCTAACTTGCTGAATG GAATGCAAAGGCTGCCTTTCTTTCCTGAGAACCGGATTCAAGGAGCATTTGAACCCGGGCATCACTGGCCAGACCAAGGCAATCGACTCAG ggaggCTCCAGTCGAAGAGTCAGCAGAGCCTGAGGATGCAGGAGGTCGGGTGGCGCCTGTAGCTGCAGGTCTGGCTGCAGTGGAGCGTCTTCAAAGAGCTGCACAGCAAGAAGATGCACATGCCTCACAGGGACAGGCATCACCACCTAAAAAACCCTTTAGGACACCCAGTGTGCCATCCTTATGTGCCTTGGCAACCCGTGCAACAGTTCACCTCATGACCG CTCCCAGCATGCAGTACAGCAGCAGTCTGGCAGGCCTGACCCCAGAGCTGGCAGAGCTTCTGCTTAACCACATGTCCCGAGAGAGGCTGCTACGTCCGCGTACCTTGGAGCTTTTCTTCGGCTGCCCAATGCAGAAGTTTGTTCTTAACTGCTACCCTTACTCCACCAATGAACTCCTGCGGCAGTTAAGGGCCTTCACAGCGCTGAAGCATCTGAGCCTGGTGAACTCTCCTCTGATTACTG ACTCTGGTCTGTCGATCCTGTCCAGCCTGGTGAAACTCCAGTACCTCAACCTGGCTTCCTGTAGCAAACTGACAGACTCTTGTCTGCAGCATATCACAG GTTTGAAAAGTCTGTGCTTCCTGTCTCTGGACCAGACTAAGGTGAGTGATTCTGGGATGGTGCTGTATCTCCAGTCAGCCCCAACCTGCCTGTCCCAGCTCAGCCTGAACCAGACAGCAGTGACTGAAGCTACACTGGTAGTTCTTCCTGCCTGTGTGCCACAGCTGCGACTGCTCAGCATCAAGCAGACTAAG GTTAAGGATGTGTCGGCTTTGGCAGAGCTGTTCAGCTTGCAGACTCTCAACCTGGATGGGACAGGTGTCACAGGGGAGTCACTGAAGTACATTTCCAGCCTCCCTGCACTGTCTTCCCTCAGTTTGGCAGGAATCCCAGTAGCTAATGGCAATCACGCCCTGCAGATCATCTCAG GTCTAAAGTTGACTCATCTCACCCTCCCTGGACGCCACTTGGTGAATGACAGTGGGTTGTCATTCCTCTCTGATCTGTCTCTGCTCTTAGAACTGGACTTGACAGACTACACACAAGTCACAGACCAAGGAGTCCAACAGCTCTCCACCATGACCAG GTTGAAGAAGTTGTCACTTAGTAACACTCAGGTGACAGATGCAGGGCTTCCCTCCCTGCGTGgcctgcaggagctgcaggagctgtGTTTGGACCGAACAGCAGTCACCAGCCGTGGAGTGGCTGAACTCATAACCTGTCTGAAGCACCTTCAG GTGTTGGGGCTAGCCAGCACTCAGGTGGGAGACACAGTAGTGAGGAGAGGTGTGATCCACTGCAATCAGCTTCTGAAGCTTAATCTCAGCCGCACACGGATCACAGATCATG GTTTGAAGTTTCTGAAACACATGCGTCTGGCTCAGGTGAATCTGGACGGCACTGGAGTCAGTCTGATGGGCATTGCCAGCCTCCTCTCACTCACCAATATAAGCAGCATCCGGGCCAGCAACACTCGCGCCATTCCCCCTGATGAGGTGTCAGATGAGGAGTGGGAAGCCCAGTGA
- the chpf2 gene encoding chondroitin sulfate glucuronyltransferase: MRLSSFLALLRPALPLILGLSLGFSLSLLMVSWTQGDTDDSCGDGLGNGRLFLGKGDSHRDSRDGAGDDDFQPRIVPYHKDPNKPHKKVLRTRYIHTELGIRERLLVGVLTSRATLNTLAVAVNRTVAHHFHRTFFFTGLRSPKVPHGMTVVAHGDDRPVWLMYETVRHLHEHYGSDYDWFLLAQDDTYMQADRLSELVGHLSAGQDLYMGRAEEFIGGEEKARYCHGGYGYLLSRSLLARLQPHLDTCRNDILSVRPDEWLGRCIIDYLGLSCMEVHQEMTYRYFELGKNADPEREDSAEFKNAFTVHPVSEPNLMYRLHKRFSQIELEWTYLQIQQLQMQINNLSDLTPEGKAGVTWPVGINSPFKPRTRFEVINWEYFTEEHIYSCTDNSPKCEIKGADRADVSAVLEIAVERLNELYQPQVRFRKRRLLNGYRRFDPTRGMEYVLDLALEAYTQKGHNQVIAKRVNLLRPLSAVEIIPMPYVTEATRVQVILPVTAQDQDFVSNFLDMYVMNTLDTHDNVLLTFLFIYDPFDAQRVSQSDVFAGIKAMIGEVEKRYGDVKIPWISVKTEVPSQVKLMDIISKKHPVDTLFFLASVWTEVNSDFLNRCRMNAISNWQVFFPIHFQEYNPAVMYRDQQPSAASSSFASESLRDGHFDRHIFDEACFYNADYMTARTKMAADILDNEELLESMDVYDIFVRYSGLHVFRAVEPALIQKYVRRTCNPRFSEDIYHRCMLSNLEGLGSRSNLAMALFEQEQANST, encoded by the exons ATGCGTCTTTCTTCATTTCTGGCCCTGCTCAGGCCTGCTTTACCCCTTATCCTCGGGCTGTCTCTGGGATTCAGTCTCAGTCTTTTGATGGTGTCCTGGACACAAGGGGATACTGATGACTCCTGTGGAGATGGACTGGGTAATGGCAGGCTGTTCCTGGGCAAAGGAGATTCCCACAGGGACTCGAGGGATGGAGCTGGAGATGATGACTTCCAGCCACGTATCGTGCCGTATCACAAGGACCCAAACAAGCCTCACAAAAAAGTCCTCAG AACGCGATATATCCACACTGAACTGGGCATCAGAGAGCGACTGCTGGTGGGCGTACTGACCTCTCGGGCCACTCTGAACACACTGGCCGTGGCGGTGAACCGCACCGTTGCCCACCACTTCCACCGGACCTTTTTCTTTACAGGCTTGCGCAGCCCCAAAGTGCCTCATGGAATGACAGTAGTGGCCCACGGCGACGACCGCCCAGTGTGGCTGATGTATGAGACAGTGCGTCACCTCCACGAGCACTACGGCTCAGACTACGACTGGTTCCTATTAGCGCAAGATGACACTTACATGCAAGCAGATCGTCTGTCGGAGCTGGTGGGCCACCTCAGTGCAGGTCAGGACCTGTATAtgggcagagcagaggagtTTATTGGTGGGGAAGAGAAGGCACGGTACTGTCACGGAGGTTATGGCTACCTGCTGTCACGCAGTCTGCTGGCCCGCCTGCAGCCCCATCTTGACACCTGCCGTAATGACATTCTCAGTGTGAGACCTGATGAGTGGCTGGGCCGCTGCATTATTGACTACCTGGGTCTCAGCTGTATGGAGGTTCACCag GAAATGACGTACCGTTACTTTGAGCTTGGGAAAAATGCTGATCCAGAGCGTGAAGACAGCGCAGAGTTTAAAAATGCCTTCACCGTTCATCCTGTGTCAGAACCAAATCTCATGTACCGCCTACACAAACGCTTCAGCCAGATTGAGCTAGAGTGGACCTACCTTCAGATCCAACAGCTGCAG ATGCAGATCAACAACTTGAGCGACCTGACACCAGAGGGGAAGGCTGGAGTGACATGGCCTGTTGGAATCAACTCTCCCTTCAAACCTAGAACCCGTTTTGAGGTTATAAACTGGGAGTACTTTACAGAAGAGCATATTTACTCATGCACTGACAACTCTCCGAAGTGTGAGATTAAAGGGGCAGACCGTGCTGATGTCAGTGCAGTTCTGGAGATTGCAGTGGAGCGTCTAAACGAGCTCTACCAGCCTCAGGTGCGCTTCCGTAAACGCCGTCTGCTGAACGGCTACCGGCGCTTTGACCCTACGCGTGGTATGGAGTACGTGCTGGACCTGGCGCTGGAGGCCTACACGCAGAAAGGCCACAATCAAGTCATTGCAAAACGGGTCAACCTGTTGCGTCCTCTAAGCGCAGTTGAGATTATTCCCATGCCTTATGTGACAGAGGCAACACGGGTGCAGGTTATCCTACCTGTCACTGCCCAGGATCAGGACTTTGTCAGCAACTTCCTTGACATGTATGTGATGAACACTCTGGACACGCATGACAATGTTTTACTCACGTTCCTGTTCATATATGATCCATTTGACGCACAGCGAGTCAGCCAGTCAGACGTGTTCGCTGGCATCAAAGCCATGATCGGGGAGGTGGAGAAACGCTACGGAGACGTAAAGATCCCCTGGATCAGTGTGAAGACGGAGGTGCCCTCACAGGTCAAGCTGATGGACATCATCTCCAAGAAGCACCCAGTGGACACGCTGTTTTTTCTCGCCAGCGTTTGGACAGAAGTCAACTCTGACTTCTTGAACCGCTGTAGAATGAACGCCATCAGCAACTGGCAAGTCTTCTTCCCCATCCACTTCCAAGAGTACAACCCTGCTGTCATGTACCGCGACCAGCAGCCCTCCGCTGCCTCGTCTTCTTTTGCCTCAGAGTCACTGCGAGACGGCCACTTTGACCGTCACATCTTTGACGAGGCGTGTTTCTACAACGCCGACTACATGACAGCACGGACCAAGATGGCGGCTGACATCTTAGACAATGAGGAGCTGCTGGAAAGCATGGACGTATACGACATATTTGTTCGGTACTCTGGCCTGCATGTGTTCAGAGCTGTAGAGCCGGCGCTGATCCAGAAATATGTGCGGCGAACGTGCAACCCTCGGTTCAGTGAAGATATCTACCACCGCTGTATGCTCAGCAACCTGGAAGGTCTGGGGTCACGCTCCAATCTCGCCATGGCTCTTTTTGAACAGGAGCAGGCAAACAGCACCTAG